A segment of the Fusarium musae strain F31 chromosome 2, whole genome shotgun sequence genome:
GAACAATTCACTTATTTGTAATCTACACTGCCTTTGATGTCATTCGTCCGTGGTCCCGGCCGAAGAACGGTCATAGAGCCTAAACTCCAACAACATTCGGCCGAAATCCGGATTTAGCATCACGAATATCCATTTATTCTTGGTCCTCTATTTTCGTACATAATGCCGCCTATTTCTGTACACTCACTCTTCATTGACTCCCAGTTTGACGAACATCCATTCTTTACAAACCAAAGACAGACAACAGCTTCATTCGTACCCCATACCTAGCCATGTCCACGCAACAATTTGCAAAAGATCAGCCTGTGGGCTTCTCTAACCGCATCGAAAGAGTTGCTATAGTTGGGGTATGTTCCATTCGTCACTTATCTGTTCGTTACGCTGACATAAAAGAGGCTGGCGGCCGACAAGGCGCCCAGATAACTGAGCAACTCCTCAAGACTGGAAAACATACCATCACTGCCCTGACTCGCATCGGCAGCACCTCCAAACTTCCAGATAACGTCAAGGCTATCGCGGAGGACTATGAGAACGAAGAGACTCTCGCATCGGTACTCAAGGATCAACAACTCCTCATCATTACCCTGGCCGTCACTGTCGACCCAGAAGTCCACCATCGCATCGTTCGCGCAGCTGGCAAAGCAGGAATCCGCTACATCATCCCCAATATCTACGCCGCCAATGTTGTTATCGATAACCAAGGTTCTGTCGATGACTTCTTTCCCGCTGCTCCACCCATCAATCTTCTGAAGGAAATTGAGCGCGTTGGTGTCAGTTCTTGGATCCTTCTCGTAGGAGGCGTCTGGTTTGATTACAGCCTTCCTTCCGGAGAGTCTTTCATGGGGTTTGATATCGATAACCGCAAGGCCACTTTGTTTGACGATGGTGAAGCAAAGATCAACACTAGTACTCTGGCTCAGTTCGGCCGTGCCGCTGCTGCCATTGCAAGTCTCAAAGAGCTTccagacgacgaagacgacaaGTCCTCAACAATCGCGGACTTTTGCAACAGACCAGTGTATCTCTCTAGCTTTTATGTCAACCAGAAGGATATTCTGAGAAGTATTCAGCATGTCACAAAGACGACCGACGCAGACTGGGGGATCAAGTATGAGAGCAGCGCTGATCGAATTGAGAATGGCAAGGCGATGGGGAGATCTGGTAATATCATGGGACTTGTACAGGCTTATTATTCGTTCATCTTCTCGCCAGAGGGCCAGAAACTGAAGACCCAAGACAAGCTGCACAATGAGATTCTCGGACTGCCGGATGAGGACTTGGATGCAGTGGTCAAGGATTGTGTTGAAATGGCCGAGAACAAATTTCGACCCCTGTAACTGTAAAAAGATGTCACTGAGTAATATTCGGGTCAATCAGCCACCCAGCTGGGCACTGAATAGAAATGCAAACACAATTGTGGAGTTTGTTATTGTGATTTCGGTGAGGCGGAATTTACTCAGACCAATTGCCAGCCGCCAGCTGGCAGATGTGAGCGCACAGCCTGATATGATAACCGGCTACCAATCACTTGCGCCAAACGACATTGTCAGCAGCCTGAAAATAATGCCTAGCGCCAACAGCTGAAACACTGAAGGCAACACTCTCAGCGCCAGTCTCAAGGGCATGAAAAGAATCTCGATCTTACATGAAACTTCCTACTCATCTCCTGATATTACGTTCAAACTGACACATTTTACAGAAAATTACCCGCGTGCAATAGAATCTTGATGGTACGTTAGGTCTTTGACACTATGTCTTTCGGCTTCGGCGTTGGCGATTTCATCGCTGTTGGGGAGCTATGCTGGAAGATCTACACCCGGGTGTACAAGGTGTCGCGCGATGCACCAGAGGAACTCCGGGCCTTGATCCAAGAACTGGGCAATCTCTCCAACACGGTGAACCTGCTAAATGAAGAAGTACGAGATCGGGAAGAGTGGATGAAACGCGCGGGAGAGAGACGGCTGGAATACACGTGTAAAGTCATGGGTCAAGTCAAAGCAACTCTTCAGAAAATGGATCGATTGGCTGATAAATATGCTGAACTCGGTAAGGGAGATGGTCTTGAAGGCTCAAGACGCCCATTTCGAATCCAATGGAACCGAGTCAAATTCGCCTTTGAGGTGTCTAGCATCAACGAGCTTCGCGCGAAGGTTTTAATCTAGGCTCAACCAACTGGTATCAAGCATTAACGTTCTCTAGTTCATGTCTCACAATTTCCACTTAACCCTTCTTCTGCAAGGTGCTCAAAAGTAGGTCTATTCTTGGTCTTTCTGACATACCCGCTGATGAGCGAGTTCATCTCTGGAACGGATTGAGAATCAACAATCAAAAACGGACATGAAGCTGGACGAGCTTCGGAACCTCATGATAGGCTACCGCATTTCGCCCCAGGGACCTCTTCTGAACGCTCCGTTGGACGATGAGGACCGAGCAGAACTCAGCGCAGCATTCTTGAGAAGTGCAGAGACTGGTAACAGGCCTTGGGCCTCAATTGCCATCGATGACTGGCTGCAAGCAGGCAAATGGTGGTTGTTAAAGGTGCCTGGTAAACCAATGGTTTTAACATGATGCGAACTAACGCTTAACAGGTTCGGTCACAAATGAATCGTCTAGCTGAAGGGACTGAGATTAAAGTTCATGCCTATGTCAACCTACTTAAGGCATGCTGGATACTGGCGGATATTGTCTCAATACACCCACAACGTGTTCATTTAGGTGCTTCCAACGACAGAAGAAACGAAGACATCCGGAATCTCAGTCAGGTAGAGTAGATTGCATATTGTTCAGTAGTTAGCGCTGACAGTAATTGTCGTAGATTGCGAAACGAAACTTGGAAGACTTTCCTGTTTTCGAATTTGAGCTCCACGACGTTAAGGAGAATGCCATAAACATATGGCCCCAATCTTCACCTTTAGGAACGACTGGGTCTCATCGAGACTTCGGCTTCAATCGCGATAGTCTTCGCTTGCAGACTTCGCACGGCGAAGTGTTATTTCAGTGGTATAAGGGAGTAATACCCGCAATTTGATGTTGTGTCTGATCAAAGTCATAGTTTCGCAGAAATTGACCGCACACCTAAGGGAACTGTGGACACTGAGAGGATTTCTGAAGAATGTTTCCTTGTGTTGGAAGTGCGGCAACAGGACATTCATCTGAATCTGAACGTTATGCTGAGAGACTTTGCTGCGCACGATATCTGTAAGATAGAACGTAAGTATTGTATTTACCTTGAGAGCCAAGAAGTAACGCCTATTTTTCATTATTTCAGTTGAGCCGGGCGATGAGTGTGTTCTTGAAGCGTGGGGTGGCATTGAGCCACTCTTAAGATCTCTTATAAGTAGATTGGGAAGCAAAGTTGAAATCTTGAATACCCAAGGAAAGTGGTTCCTTTGCTGTTTCCATTTACTTACTGACTTATATTAGACTCCAATGCCTTGAAGGCGATCCTGCGGGGATTTCAACTGTTCCGGTCTGTGTTCCGGCCGACATCCCTGACCGCATCAATGGTTCATTCCATTTCCGTGCTAGCGAATTGGCCGAGTCGAGATGGGAACTGCCTCCTGCTTCCTGAGTATGACACTGGCAGCCCAGCCTCATCCGACTCTCTTGGGTTCTTGTTAAGGACTATTATTAATGATGTAGTCAAGAACAGATACCAGGATAAGAGTCCAAGATGGGAGCTTTTTGCCCAAGACTGTCTAGACCTTGAATTCTTACCACTGGGTAATTTCGTCTGGAAGGTCATCTGTTGGCATTGTGAAAAGTTCGCGGACATGAAGCTGCTACTTGATGGTTTCAATATTACGCAATACCTACACGATTCTTTAGTCCAAACCGCATTCCTGCGACTGGACCGCAGCTTCCTCAACCATCTGATGCCTTATATCAACAACAGAGATGAATGGTACCCTGATGATGTACTCATTATGGTCAAGGCTGCGCTTAGTTCAAACGATGTCGGGTACCTTTTGTCGATTCTTGAAAAGGGTTCTGCCAGGATGCTCTCTAGGTATAGGACTTCCATCTTCCAACTGGTCTATAGCAGCAGGCGTCTTGGTCACATTGACGCCATGATACAGGTCATCGCTCCCCGGCCGGCAGACATTGCGGCAGCCCTCGCTTGGTATCTAAGCTCCAGCGATGAGCAGAGCTTTGGAGACTTCTTGCACATGGTCGAAGGTCGAGGCGGATATTTCAAGAGCAAAACAGCCGAAGAGATCGATCTCTCCGACTTTGATCCTGCCTTTGTGGCTGGATGTGGTCGTTTGATAGAGACGCAGCGGCCTACCACTCTAAGCCTCTATCTTGACTCACTTGAGAAACTAGGTATTGATTTTCACAACAGGAAAGGTTGTAATAACATAACATCTCAGCTATCAGCTCTACCCGCTATAATCTCCCCGGATCCGTCATTTCTCCGAATTCTGCTGGAACGAGAAGTCGTAATGGCAATTATGCCACCGTACGTCATGAAGTATAAACTACCAAATCTCAGGAGATATGCGACAGAGGAAGACCTCGAGGACCGGCGAGGGGGACGACAAATGGAAATGATTCAACCGTTAGTCAACGAGTATGGTCCACCGAGATTCAGAAAATCTTTAACAGAGGTAGTTGTGAGTAGGGTTGTTATTAGTTACCTGCGCTAACTGGGGATCCTAGCCTACCTCGTCAATGTATTTAACAGAGTTAGAGTACGGAGCGCTGCTCCAATGTGTTCAGCCACCAATGGCACACTGGACTCTCCACTGCGCCGTTAAGCTTGTTTGTGATATAGGATTCCTGCAGCTACTGTGTCGATATGGCTCACCATTGCAACAAGAGAGGTCCGGCACtgaggacgaagagaacAATGTACAAGAGATAATCGATCATCTCTCGCGACTCTCAAGCCTCGAAGATGCTCGACTTGAACATTTGGAGACATTGCTGCATTGTCATATCCTCATTGATGTGGCCATTAGAGGAGTGAACTACTCCTTCGATTCGGGCACTTTCAATGCAACCATCAACACAGCGGAATACCATGAGACTTGGAGATGTATAGGGCGCCTTTTGTTCCGCGATAGTTTCTTTCAGGTGGTCCGCACAAGGATCTGGAAACCCAAGGCTGAACGGCTCTCGGAGTTGATGTCTAGGTATACCGAGTCTCCAGGCCTATGCCCTAAACATCTTCGAACACAAAGTGACTGGGACAAATGGCGGGGGGACGCCCTGCAGGTCTTGAGCGAGCTAATCTAAGAAGCTTCGGTCAGTATATTCCAGACAAGACGATGCTAAGACATTATACATCAAATATGAACGAGGTCCGGGAATGGGAATGTTAGATGGATAATGATCTGTGAACTATAATTACAATACGAAAAGCTTCATTGTTGCCACCCACTTGTACATGACCTGTGAGGTACCTTAGACTAGTTCTCCTACAACTCTTATTCCATGGTTTCTGGCTTGCGCCTTGTATGACCTTGCAGCTCTCGCAATCCTACCGTATGGAAGTGCTGACAGCAAGAGAACAATAGCGAGTACTGGCAAAGCAGTGGCAAAATAGACCCAGAATAGACCATGACCAGGAGAATAACTATCAGACATACTGAAGAGGCTCGAGACCCATGCCAAGGGCACGAAAACAAGCGCCAAGAAAGTCAAGCGCTTTGTGTTTATAGCCTCTAATATCGAACGTCGGGAGTCAAGCAACTGAATGAGTGACGTCGCCACCATAACCATCTGCTCAAGCGATTGACTATAGTCGTGGAGTTGGTCGCGAAGGTAGTTAATGTCGTTAAGGACGCCATCCCAAACTGCAGCATCGTCGCTGGGGAGTATATGAGAGCTTATGACATCTCTTAGGATGCTGAGTTTCCGGTGACTGCTCCTGCTACGCCTTTTCCAGCGTTGAAGATCTAGCAAGACTTCATCATGCATACCACCTGCTTTGAGTTGATGTGAGTACTGATACTGCTTAGAGCATCGACTTATCAGGTAGTTGTAGATGTTCCACTCCGATAAGGTAATATAGATAGGGTAGTAGCCAATACTTAGTACGCTCAAAGAAGTCAAGTTTAATCCTGGCGGTGGACAAGCCTGAAGGTAGTGTACGATGCTTTCCATCATGGATGCCTTATTCCAGTGATCTCCTGAAGGAGACTTTTTGAAGGCGTAATAGGGCTCTGGTGCTTGGAAATCTTCGAAACCACCGTTCGAAACACTGGCTTGGTATGTTGATATGAGTTCTGCACCAACCCGGTGAACAACAGTCGTGACAGGAGGGTCAACGAGAAATAGGCCTATCATGGTTAAGCAATTGAAGCTGCTTTTAAACAAAATGCTTACAAATATTCATGTCTCCAATTTTCCTGATGATGAAAGAACAGCACGTTTGCACTAAGGCCAGCCGTCTACCGGGAAGAGTGACCAGCCGACGGACATGACGCGGAACATTTGAGCTTGTTTTCAGATCATATGGTGCTTTTCTCAGCTCATCATCCGTTCCTCCAAGGGCAATGACCTTCTGGCAGTGAAGATGGATATGGTCCCTTGTTGCTATAGACGAGGGAAGGGTTGCTAGTGACGGGGGCGGTGACGTCTTCTCTGAACTCGCGAAGGCAGCATGGATATAGTCTGCAAAGAACAAAGGATCGATGTTCAGCTTCTCTCCAAGAAGTATTATGAGACCAGGCGAAATATTCTCAACAAACATAAATCGCGTTGAAATGGATGGTTTAGGCTTTAGAAGCTGAGGAATCTCATTGTCCGGCACGTCAACGCGTTTTGGTTGCAATGATTGATCGGTGTAGTCAAGATACGAAACCTTGGTTTCACTAACACACTCCTGTTGAAGGTAGTTTGAAAGACGGGAAACGCATGGGTTCGCTCGAGCACGATAATCGACAAAGTTTCGGTATGATGGTGTAATCATGGTGAGCGGTATGCTAGGGTGATTTGACAACAGACAATGAAAGGGACGTGGCTGATTTTATGTGATATGACTAGGCCTGCAAAATCACAAATTTCCAAACATTTTCACACAGCCTCACAATTCACTAAAGTAGGCTGAGCCATTGCATGCGGTTTTACTGTTGGTGTCTGCACTTCCAAGCGGGGTAACGCAGATCAACAACACTGCACGCCTCATTTTTCAACCTGGAGCCAATGAGTGCAGCCTCACGGAGCCCGAGGGAAGACTTTTCTTATCATGGTGCTTTATCCCCTCGAAAAAATACCTGCAATTGTCTGAGAGTGGcatagttatatttatacaCCAAAGTGAACATAGGGGGCCCATCTGCCATCTTCAGGTTCCTATTCAACACTCACGATATCccttccattctcatcattaCAATCCTTCTTGTCTCCAACACCGTCACTGCTTTCATCTTTTGACACTGGGCCTCGTCTTATTGAAGAAATCTTGCCCTGTTTATGCTCTTTGATCCATTTGTCTCTCAGCCCCCTCGAAGCCCAATACAGTACCTAACTGACATACTCATTACTCAGCCCCAAAACCCCTCATACTCTCATACGTAGTCCTAACTACATCCACGCAGCACTGATCACTGACCTTCCACAGCGTACCAATGACATGTCAAAACCAGCAAAGTTGGTAGGCGCTGATCAGACGGATACTCTCGTCCACTAGGTTATATCGCTTCATCCGTCCCGTGCCATAGGCAGAGAGATACGTTAGAAACGGCGCCTGCTCACGAGGGTCCATTCGCTGTAGGTCTGGAAGGCGAAACACATCTTCTTGTCAATCTTCTAACGTAGATGACTGTTGGAGGGATCATTTTCATCGGTGTAGCCGTGGCCCGCGAAGTGAAACACAGTGCAGCCCAACAGACACTTAGACACTGTTTCTTTACATGGTCTGGCTTGAACGGTCCCCAAACCAGCTAATTCACAGAGTTCCTGTACAATGTCTATCTCCTTGTTCGCATATGGTAGCGACCCACCGTCTGGAGTGTGCTGCATCCCTACAAGCAAGGCTCGCGGTGCAACCTTGCTAGCGATGATGAAAGGTCTTTCTGGCGACCACGCATAATGGCCCTGATAGAAGAAGAATAGGTGGAGACTACTCTATCCAGTGCAGTCTCAGATGACTCTTTTCGATGAAATCCTACGGCATGTAGCGGGAAAAGAGTCAACAACGCTGTAGGAATCCACCAGACATGATGCCATTCACCCTCTTCAGGGGGTCGATAGTAACCAAGACCATCCAATACTGGCTGAGTGATATTATCCCACTACTATTCGAAAGAATTCGAGCTACCGAAGTCGCTCATACGAGCAAATTGGTAGAGATCGTTTATAGTGTTCGGAAGGGCCAAAGATCGCATTTGATGTTTCTGGTGCGTATGTGTTTATTggtgtcctttacctttgtggcctgggggctgaagcctcttttaaaacccgAACCTTACCGCCGATGTTTCTGGTGAGTACATCGCACCGAGCACGACTGACattgatgacgacgattgGGCCATACTTGGCAGCCTCAAAAGCTTCTGCCTCTGTGAGAGCAGTCGAGAAATTCTCAAACCCAGGTAACCTTCGATCTCACCGAtcaactcctcaagctctgcCGCCAGGTCATAACGCTTATTTAGTCCAAAAGCATCGCTCTCAAAATGAAGTGCCCATATCGGATAAGGCAGGAGTGTTCGGCCCCTTCAACTCGTCGCGAAGGTGCGTGTAATCCCTGGCTTGTTTAGCCGACAGCTGACCCAGCTGCAAAGGACCTAAGAGCATCTCCTCACTATACTTAGCCAACATACCGcgcccaagctcaagaacctgCAACGCCTCAAAGGCCGTCCTGTCCGCTTTTAAAGCTGCCGCTGCTGCACTGCACGTCATACCAGCTCTCGAGCCCACAGCATGTTGTCTACTTTACAAGAGTTGGTGAGGACTTGAGCGGCCTGCCTAGAGTTGAGCAAAGAGAGAAAGCCGAGGTGGAGGGGGAGATTTGTTGGAGCTGCCTGACACCTGCGAAACATGTTGCAGCAACTGATAAACGCTGTGCAATTGCGAGAAGACCttgcttcttttttttttaggtGTGTGACTGTTTTATCACCGACAATAACACCGGTAAACAGTGTCAGGACATAGCCCGAGTATCAGTATCGCTTCAGCACAACAATACTCTGCCCACCTCCACGCGTTCCTCAAGCAActtttctcaacaacatcaacgttTCTCATCATTGAACGCACTCACAAAAAAGAGCTACGgcactcatcatcttcatcgccggGTCCCTTCTCTCATCTTCGGCATGTCGGAGCCTTCAGTCGGGCCCGGTAAGTTATTGGCCATCGTTAATTTCTGCCGCTAACGAGTTCAGCCGAATACCAGGCCGGTAAGGCCATACAACTGCAGATACTCGAAGGCAGCAGCGGTTCTTTGGCCATGGGGGAAAGGAATGTCTCTGTGGTCGTTGAGCGAGTGATTACAGAGACTATGTCCCCCGTCATGCAAGTCCGATTCCACGATCGCCTCGCCATTCTTAAGGCCTACGATCGTCGCTGCGGGACAGGGCTTCGAGAATGCTATGACAAGCACATCCCATGGACCGCCCAAGTTGAAACCGCTTACCAGTCGTTTCTAAACTCTGGTGCCATGGGCCCGTTCCTCGAAGCGATGGATCACGATGAGGCCACGTCGGAATTTCCTCGTACGTCAGCTGAGATTCGGCAGGGGCCCGACGGAATCGCGAGATTTGAAGCGGCGCTCTGGAGGATCACTGATGGCCATTTCAGAACTGAGGCTGAGGTCTACGAGCGCTTGAAAGACCTTCAAGGTGTTTTGATTCCGGAGCTTTACGTGTTGGTGCGCGTCGTCCCTCCAGGAGCTACTTCAGCATCCCCAAAACAAGATTACCAAACTGTCTACggcatcctcctccaacacATCCCAGGTGTTAATCTTGATGACATCATTGAGGAGGAAACTCGACCTACAACACAGAAAGGCTGGACATCACTCATTCAGCAAGCCATTGACGCGACATATGAGATCAACAAGCGCGGTGTCATCCTATACGACAGCGCACCTCGTAATGTGATTGTGGAAGCTTCAACCTTTCAGCCTTTTATAGTTGACTTTGCCCAGTGCTTTTTCAAAGAAAAATTAATTCAGGAAGCTGTCGACTCTGGCGTTGCCGGACAAGGTTGGGATGGTGACGCCGAATTCTGCGAGACGGCCCAAAGGTTTGATAATTGCAGCGCAGTCGGGCTTTCCAtggtgagaaggctgaggaagTCTTTTGGGTTTACGGTGGAGGTCAGATATCCCAAACCAGGGGAACTTCTCCGCGATATCAAGCGCCAGCCGAAGCCAGAGGGCAAGATGAACGAGCTACTCCAACAAGGCGAGAGCAGCACGAGCCGAGGATAAGATATCCCAAGATGGATGAACCGCTTCACGACATGGCAGTTGTACCAGCGAAGCAGCTCTAGTGTGGCCTGTCAGAGAAACTGACTGTACTGGGTCTGTGAGCGGGACGCGTGCGCGTTCTGTGTAGTTGGACAACAGCCAAGGGGTTTTCCGTTGGCAGGTTTATCTGGTAGGTAGTATCTTGTCAACTTGTCTCTCTACACAACTAATGAGGGGATTCAACAGTGCAGATAAGAAAAGGTAATAGGTACGGCCGACGGGAAGAAATGGGTAGATACGAGGGAGGGTTCGCTGCTCGCCCTGGCCGGAGGTTGTCGTTGGTATCTTGAGCTGGAAACGGTCAGGTGAAATCAATTACCAGTGTGGGGGACTATCAAGAACCTACTGATATACAATAAACCAGAAGAGTAAACATGGTAAAATAATCATAGGACGCTGTTGCCAGTGAGATGATGATTTATCTTTAAGAACAGAGAGCTGCCTGAAAAtgttaagcttatagctaagagcttattccagtagagagaacctagttaaGCTTATAGATTTTGGGGGTTAGCTCGCTACGCGTGCGCCTTGACCGCTTTGGGGCTAGTACTTTTAGCAACGCTCGGAACATGACGTGAGGGGCAACAGAGCAAGTCCCATTGACTGACCTTATCTCCTCGATCTTGTTCTCCTGTCTGTTAATGGCAAAACATTCATTACTGTAGCCATCCAGCAAATCCACcatgtcttcctcatccaacCTTGATGCCGAAGCGCGACGACGACGTTACAAAATTGTTAGACAAAAGGTTAGTACCCCCCCACAATATTGCATGCCCGGTACTGACTTCTCACCAGACATGCGAGCCATGTCGTCAGGTAAATATGTGCTGCGATAGAAAAAAGCCAACATGTTTGAGCTGCGAATTGAACGGTCTCGAGTGCACTTGGGTTATGTATGTTACCCGAGTCAAGGACAGCTTATCGCGCCAGGCTTCACAGGAACCGTCCGTTTACATCAGTTTGACGCCGAAGAGATGCTTATCAGTGCTAGTAGGGATGTCAACGAGGAGTCTTCACACCCCGATGGGCACGTCGAGACAGATGAGGGAAGCTCCGAACGAGTTCTTTCACTCGAAGAACTGAGAACTAAATTCAAGGAATTCGCGAATGAAGAGAATAAGCGCCCCAGTCAAGAGGATGATGTGGAGATGGCTGGCACCCAAGATGAACGATTCAATTACGACACAGTGACTCAAATATATCCAATGGAGGGGTATTATCGTGGCACTCCCGACATGGAAGACGAAGATCCGAAGCCCCGAGAAGACGGCGAAGATCATGAGCACCCCAGATTGGCCAGATTGGTCAGTTTGCACGCTGGCCATCTTTATCCACCGTCAGTGTCTGGCCTACCGTCATGGTATCACCAGTATAACCAGGACGATATTATCAATACCTACTTCAATGGTTTCAACCCAGCCTACCCACTATTCACTGAACAAGACTATGAGTACTTTGACATGGAGTGCAGAAAGCCCAGAGAGAAGGGCGCTGTGTTAATTCAGGAGCACGCCATCTTTGTTATGCTGGCATTATCTCTGAGAAACGACCCCAAGAACCACTacgaaggagatgaagagctATTCATCCGTCGGATATCCAGATACGTGGATAATGAGCATACCTTCAGGTTTTTAGAGGAAGTAGGACTCCAGGTCCTTCTGGGGGTAGCCTTGTATTTCATGACGACTCCGGATCTAGTACGAGCTGGATCTGTGCACGCTAGAGCTGTCAAATTGATCTACCGCCTAGGATTGAATAAATGGTCTGGGGACTTTGCTCAATTGTATACTGTTCGGCTTGTCTGGATAGCGTACATCATCGACAGAGACCTCTCACTCCTCACAGGCGAGCCATACCTGATGCAAGGG
Coding sequences within it:
- a CDS encoding hypothetical protein (EggNog:ENOG41), with the translated sequence MSTQQFAKDQPVGFSNRIERVAIVGVCSIRHLSVRYADIKEAGGRQGAQITEQLLKTGKHTITALTRIGSTSKLPDNVKAIAEDYENEETLASVLKDQQLLIITLAVTVDPEVHHRIVRAAGKAGIRYIIPNIYAANVVIDNQGSVDDFFPAAPPINLLKEIERVGVSSWILLVGGVWFDYSLPSGESFMGFDIDNRKATLFDDGEAKINTSTLAQFGRAAAAIASLKELPDDEDDKSSTIADFCNRPVYLSSFYVNQKDILRSIQHVTKTTDADWGIKYESSADRIENGKAMGRSGNIMGLVQAYYSFIFSPEGQKLKTQDKLHNEILGLPDEDLDAVVKDCVEMAENKFRPL
- a CDS encoding hypothetical protein (EggNog:ENOG41), with translation MSFGFGVGDFIAVGELCWKIYTRVYKVSRDAPEELRALIQELGNLSNTVNLLNEEVRDREEWMKRAGERRLEYTCKVMGQVKATLQKMDRLADKYAELGKGDGLEGSRRPFRIQWNRVKFAFEVSSINELRAKAQPTGIKH
- a CDS encoding hypothetical protein (EggNog:ENOG41) gives rise to the protein MSSSSNLDAEARRRRYKIVRQKKKANMFELRIERSRVHLGYLIAPGFTGTVRLHQFDAEEMLISASRDVNEESSHPDGHVETDEGSSERVLSLEELRTKFKEFANEENKRPSQEDDVEMAGTQDERFNYDTVTQIYPMEGYYRGTPDMEDEDPKPREDGEDHEHPRLARLVSLHAGHLYPPSVSGLPSWYHQYNQDDIINTYFNGFNPAYPLFTEQDYEYFDMECRKPREKGAVLIQEHAIFVMLALSLRNDPKNHYEGDEELFIRRISRYVDNEHTFRFLEEVGLQVLLGVALYFMTTPDLVRAGSVHARAVKLIYRLGLNKWSGDFAQLYTVRLVWIAYIIDRDLSLLTGEPYLMQGYDIASSVTELSYKEGGTLHSEDKSKHFEILRFRTELATIQGKIFDLVYSVRASELSSDQRETVADRLDEMLEEWVQSFPEAYRGDTLSGFGYLQLRFFKQLRVTYYHCIFSIRQATLRNEKWVERLLKFGEARNGDDTDTPLLPSNWSGLVTAAQKCLDIVSKVDSRDMAFRWSCTHATQAAMAILAANNITLSEHDIHDSTEQDQLRLHIAHGEVSDRLDDDPTGAIEKAFDICGELIIKARDSVRHFNESKGMDES
- a CDS encoding hypothetical protein (EggNog:ENOG41) is translated as MKLDELRNLMIGYRISPQGPLLNAPLDDEDRAELSAAFLRSAETGNRPWASIAIDDWLQAGKWWLLKVRSQMNRLAEGTEIKVHAYVNLLKACWILADIVSIHPQRVHLGASNDRRNEDIRNLSQVE